From a region of the Vidua macroura isolate BioBank_ID:100142 chromosome 3, ASM2450914v1, whole genome shotgun sequence genome:
- the PROKR1 gene encoding prokineticin receptor 1 yields the protein MEQTERDLNATAHLSFAAIYNIRDGDFASLRNFSFNFTYSDYDLPLDSEDDMTKTRTFFTAKIVIGVALAGIMLVCGIGNFIFIAALARYKKLRNLTNLLIANLAISDFIVAIVCCPFEMDYYVVQQLSWEHGHILCASVNYLRTVSLYVSTNALLAIAVDRYLAIVHPLKPRMNYQTATFLIALIWVISILVAIPSAYFATETVLFIVKNQKKFFCGQIWPVDQQMYYKSYFLFIFGIEFVAPVITMTLCYARISQELWFKTVPGFQTEQIRKRLQCRRKTVMVLMCILTAYVLCWAPFYGFTIVRDFFPTLLVKEKHYLTAFYIVRCIAMSNSMINTMCFVTVKNNTMKYFKKIMLLRWRSTYKGSKSSTDLDLRTSAMPITEEVDCIKLQ from the exons ATGGAGCAAACTGAACGCGACCTAAATGCTACCGCCCACCTCAGCTTTGCTGCAATCTACAACATCCGTGATGGGGATTTCGCCTCGTTGAGAAACTTCTCTTTCAATTTCACTTACAGTGATTATGACTTGCCACTGGACAGTGAAGATGACATGACCAAAACCCGCACCTTCTTCACAGCCAAGATTGTGATCGGGGTTGCTCTGGCTGGCATCATGCTGGTCTGTGGCATTGGCAACTTCATCTTCATTGCTGCTCTGGCCCGCTACAAGAAGCTGCGAAACCTCACCAACCTGCTGATTGCCAACCTGGCCATCTCAGACTTCATCGTGGCCATCGTGTGCTGCCCCTTTGAGATGGACTACTACGTggtgcagcagctgtcctgggaGCACGGCCACATCCTCTGTGCCTCAGTCAACTACCTACGAACTGTCTCCCTCTACGTTTCCACCAATGCTCTCCTGGCTATAGCTGTTGACAG GTATTTGGCCATTGTCCACCCACTGAAACCACGCATGAATTATCAAACAGCAACCTTCCTCATTGCCTTGATCTGGGTCATCTCCATACTTGTAGCTATTCCATCTGCATACTTTGCTACTGAAACTGTGTTGTTTATAGTgaaaaaccagaagaaatttttctgtGGCCAAATTTGGCCAGTTGACCAGCAGATGTACTATAAATCATATTTTCTCTTCATCTTTGGCATTGAATTTGTAGCACCTGTGATTACAATGACCTTGTGCTACGCCAGGATCTCTCAGGAGCTTTGGTTTAAAACTGTCCCAGGATTTCAGACGGAACAAATCAGAAAGAGGCTtcagtgcagaaggaaaacTGTCATGGTACTAATGTGCATTCTGACTGCCTATGTTCTCTGCTGGGCACCTTTCTATGGCTTCACAATTGTCCGAGACTTCTTCCCCACGCTCTTGGTGAAAGAGAAGCATTATCTTACTGCCTTTTACATAGTCAGGTGCATCGCCATGAGTAACAGCATGATAAACACCATGTGTTTCGTAACCGTGAAAAACAACACCATGAAGTACTTCAAGAAGATCATGCTGCTCAGATGGAGGTCAACGTATAAGGGAAGCAAATCTAGCACAGATTTGGACCTGAGAACAAGTGCAATGCCAATCACAGAGGAAGTAGACTGCATAAAACTACAATAA